The genomic window CAATACCACATGTATCAATCAAATAAGAAGCAACTTTTTTCATATTTTGTAATTCATCGCCATTAGCAGTGGACATTCCAATCCAAGGGAACCTTACAGTGAGATATATCGCTGCCTGCGGGGAGATCACTTCTACAGGGTATCCTTTATTTTGTAATCTGAATAAACCTTCATATAAGCTTCTGAGCCTTTCCTCTACTTCAGGTTTAAACCAATCCAAATAATCAGCGATGGCAGAAGGATCATTCAAAAATCGAGCTGTAGCCCACTGTTCTGCTTTTGGTGCCCAGGCTCCGATATGGCTCAATGTCGCTCGCATTTTATCGATAATATTACGCGGTCCAAATGCCCATCCAACCCTTACGCCCGTTGCTGCAAAACACTTGGAAACACCATCGATATATACAACGTATTCTTTTATGCCGGGGACCACTTCCAATGGGTGATGGTGTTGGTTCTCACCAAATGTCAACTGCCAGTAAATTTGATCATACATGATGTAAAGAGGCTTTTTGTCTTTACTCCTTCTCAAATTTTCCTCGACCACCATATTGCAAATATCTTGCAGGTTTTGGCGGGAAAAAGTAGTCCCGGTCGGATTTTGGGGTGAACATAAAGCTAACAAGACCGCTTCTTTAATATGAGGTACTATATCTTCTTTTTGAGGCATAAAATTTTTATCCGGACCCACTTCCAATTCTATGGCCTCAGCCCCACATAAATGGCAGTAATGATTGTTGTTCCAGGAAGGCACAGCATAAATTACCTTATCACCCGGATCGACAATAGTTTGGTACAATGCATAAATCAAGGGACGCGCACCGCCGGAAATAAGAATTTCATCCGGCTCCAGATCAATGTTTAGGCGCTGATGTAGAAAATCTGTGAGTGCAAGCCTAAGTTCTGGAATCCCATTTGCCGCAGGATAGTTCGTTTGACCTTCTCGATATGCCTCCACGATCAAATTTTCCAGCAGCTTTGGTATGGGAAACAATTTTGGATCAAAATCACCAATTGTGAGATTCGCTATCTGCTCTCCTTTTTTAATTCTTGCACCAACCTCCTGTCCTAATTTGATGATCTCGGAAGGAATCAGATTTGCAGCCATTTTGGAAACAGACAGCTGGGGATTTGAGAGTTGAGAAAGAGTCATACGGAGATTTTGTTTTGCGGAAAATTAACAATTATTTTAATGTTTTATGAGTTTTTTTGAGATAATATGCCTTTTGCTTCAAACGCATCTAGCCCAAATGAGGAAGTTCTGCGATTTCTAACAGCATCATAGATTTTTTTTCAAAAATTTATTAGCCTTGTGGCTGGATTTAAAAGAATACAGGTAATGCAATCAGAAGAAAAATTTTTAGAAGGTCCTAAATCCAGATGGAGGGAGCTATGGTTTTTAGTCGATGTTTTTATCGATTTGTTTAAAGGGGTCAGAGCCTTGCACTTTGTAGGTCCCTGCGTGACAATTTTCGGTTCTGCCAGATTTACCCCTGACCATCCAAGTTATAAGCAGACTGAAAGAATTGCAGCAAGAATATCTCAGCTGGGATTTACTATTATGACCGGGGGAGGACCCGGAATCATGGAAGCCGCAAACAAAGGAGCAAAATCCGTAGGCGGCAAAAGTGTCGGATGTAATATCATCCTCCCGTTTGAACAAAAACCAAATCCTTATTTGGACAAGCATGTCAACATGAAATACTTTTTTACAAGGAAGAAGATGTTGATCAAGTATTCATTTGCATTTGTGGTGATGCCTGGTGGATTTGGTACGATGGATGAATTTTTTGAGGCTATGACTCTCATTCAAACAGGAAAGTTGAAAAATTTTCCCGTTATAATTTTTGACAGTAAGTTTCATAAAAATCTGATCGAATATAT from Saprospiraceae bacterium includes these protein-coding regions:
- a CDS encoding aminotransferase class I/II-fold pyridoxal phosphate-dependent enzyme — protein: MSVSKMAANLIPSEIIKLGQEVGARIKKGEQIANLTIGDFDPKLFPIPKLLENLIVEAYREGQTNYPAANGIPELRLALTDFLHQRLNIDLEPDEILISGGARPLIYALYQTIVDPGDKVIYAVPSWNNNHYCHLCGAEAIELEVGPDKNFMPQKEDIVPHIKEAVLLALCSPQNPTGTTFSRQNLQDICNMVVEENLRRSKDKKPLYIMYDQIYWQLTFGENQHHHPLEVVPGIKEYVVYIDGVSKCFAATGVRVGWAFGPRNIIDKMRATLSHIGAWAPKAEQWATARFLNDPSAIADYLDWFKPEVEERLRSLYEGLFRLQNKGYPVEVISPQAAIYLTVRFPWIGMSTANGDELQNMKKVASYLIDTCGIAIVPFNAFGASDESEWFRISVGTLAKDEIPQILSHLENGLKQLQKI
- a CDS encoding TIGR00730 family Rossman fold protein, with translation MQSEEKFLEGPKSRWRELWFLVDVFIDLFKGVRALHFVGPCVTIFGSARFTPDHPSYKQTERIAARISQLGFTIMTGGGPGIMEAANKGAKSVGGKSVGCNIILPFEQKPNPYLDKHVNMKYFFTRKKMLIKYSFAFVVMPGGFGTMDEFFEAMTLIQTGKLKNFPVIIFDSKFHKNLIEYIEDMKQHGTISDVDERLILVTDDIDEVVQHIHTNLVVQQELIPYNTLKPIRWLLETSPRNER